Proteins co-encoded in one Flavobacterium fluviale genomic window:
- the vgrG gene encoding type VI secretion system tip protein VgrG, which yields MNNSGVIQTSKSADLVTHKLLIEGNELSGIYQVMSIVVHNEVNRIPMAQIILTDGDAAAQDFKLSNEDLLIPGKKIEIKAGYHSDEETIYKGIVVKHSIKIKDNSSLLIVECKDEAVKLTIGRKSKYFYDVKDSDVFEEIIGTYGLQKEVESSNYSHKELVQYNTSDWDFIVSRAQANGKLCFVENGKISIKKPDLAFSPVETVAFGSSMLDFDAEMDARNQFAKVSSYSWNASNQELLEMEAKDPSVSLNGNLAPSNLSDVVKLENLELRHGGNVTDTELQDWADAKLLFQQLSKVRGRVKFQGIPAVKPNTIITLEGVGDRFNGKAYITGVFHEIANGNWTVNAQFGLNPEWFSETYNINTPSASGIIPSIKGLHIGIVTQLQDDPDGEDRILVKIPIINNEEQGIWCRVAALDAGDNRGTFFRPEIEDEVIIGFINEDPNDAIVLGMLHSSAKPAPLKAADDNHQKGIFTRSEMKVLFDDEKKSIAIETPAGKKITLDEDKGSIVIEDENSNVITIDSAGIKMESAGDISIKAAGDVKIEGTNVNLKATAQFKAEGSAGVEMSSAATAILKGSIVQIN from the coding sequence ATGAACAATAGCGGCGTCATACAAACCAGTAAAAGTGCAGATTTAGTTACGCACAAATTACTCATTGAAGGAAATGAACTCTCTGGTATTTACCAAGTAATGAGCATTGTGGTTCATAATGAGGTGAACAGAATACCTATGGCGCAGATTATTTTGACTGATGGTGATGCCGCTGCGCAAGATTTTAAATTAAGTAATGAAGATCTGCTTATTCCAGGAAAAAAAATAGAAATAAAAGCAGGTTATCACAGTGACGAAGAAACCATTTACAAAGGAATTGTTGTAAAACATTCCATAAAAATAAAAGACAATTCATCGCTGTTAATTGTAGAATGCAAAGACGAAGCTGTAAAACTGACTATCGGCAGAAAAAGCAAATATTTTTATGATGTCAAAGACAGTGATGTTTTTGAAGAAATTATAGGTACGTACGGTTTGCAAAAAGAGGTAGAAAGCAGCAATTATAGTCACAAAGAGTTAGTGCAGTACAACACTTCTGACTGGGATTTTATAGTCTCGCGTGCGCAGGCTAATGGAAAATTATGTTTTGTTGAAAACGGAAAAATTTCGATAAAAAAACCTGATTTGGCTTTCTCACCAGTTGAAACAGTGGCTTTTGGTTCCAGTATGCTCGATTTTGATGCCGAAATGGATGCCCGAAATCAGTTTGCTAAAGTTTCATCCTATAGCTGGAATGCCTCCAATCAGGAATTATTAGAAATGGAAGCCAAAGATCCGAGCGTCAGTCTCAATGGAAATTTAGCTCCTTCGAATTTATCTGATGTCGTAAAGCTCGAAAATTTAGAACTGCGTCACGGCGGTAATGTTACCGATACCGAATTACAGGATTGGGCCGATGCAAAATTATTATTTCAGCAGCTTTCAAAAGTTCGCGGAAGAGTAAAATTTCAAGGCATTCCCGCAGTAAAACCCAACACGATTATTACACTTGAAGGCGTAGGAGATCGTTTTAACGGCAAAGCCTATATTACGGGCGTTTTCCATGAAATTGCAAACGGCAATTGGACTGTAAACGCGCAGTTTGGATTGAATCCTGAATGGTTTTCTGAAACTTATAATATCAATACGCCATCGGCTTCAGGAATAATTCCATCCATAAAAGGACTGCATATTGGTATTGTCACCCAGCTGCAGGACGATCCCGACGGCGAAGACCGCATTTTGGTAAAAATACCGATTATCAATAACGAAGAACAGGGCATTTGGTGCCGAGTAGCTGCCTTGGATGCAGGTGACAACAGAGGTACTTTTTTCAGACCAGAAATTGAAGACGAAGTAATTATTGGCTTCATCAACGAAGATCCTAATGATGCAATTGTACTCGGAATGCTTCACAGCAGTGCAAAACCTGCCCCTCTAAAAGCAGCTGACGATAACCATCAAAAAGGGATTTTTACAAGAAGCGAAATGAAAGTGCTCTTTGATGATGAGAAAAAATCGATAGCCATTGAAACTCCGGCAGGCAAAAAAATAACACTGGACGAAGACAAAGGATCTATAGTTATTGAAGACGAAAATTCTAACGTGATTACCATTGACAGCGCAGGAATAAAGATGGAAAGTGCGGGCGATATTTCGATAAAAGCAGCAGGCGATGTCAAAATTGAAGGCACCAATGTAAACCTAAAAGCAACGGCCCAATTTAAAGCCGAAGGCAGTGCCGGCGTAGAAATGTCATCGGCGGCAACAGCTATTTTAAAAGGCAGTATTGTACAGATAAATTAA
- a CDS encoding SDR family oxidoreductase — protein MQDIENKTAYITGGAKGIGLGIAQALLENGVKVAVSGRDKKALENAKQILNSENLIVLQSDVRNFNDEQRAIEQIVSQFGKLDVVIANAGVGKFGSIDDMSLEDWNTMIETNLTGAFHTLKASAAQLKANKGYYISIASLAGANFFANGAAYNASKFGLVGFTQAAMLDLRDYDVKCTTIMPGSVSSNFNGHTPSEADNWKIQPSDIGQMVVDLLKMNSNVLPSKIEVRPTKTK, from the coding sequence ATGCAGGACATAGAAAACAAAACAGCCTACATCACCGGCGGGGCAAAAGGCATTGGTTTGGGAATTGCGCAGGCCTTATTAGAAAACGGAGTAAAAGTAGCAGTTTCTGGGAGGGATAAAAAAGCGCTTGAAAACGCAAAGCAAATTTTAAACAGTGAAAATCTAATTGTACTGCAGTCCGATGTCAGAAACTTTAATGACGAACAAAGAGCTATTGAGCAGATTGTATCGCAATTCGGAAAGCTCGATGTTGTCATTGCCAATGCAGGAGTGGGTAAATTTGGATCCATAGACGACATGTCACTTGAAGACTGGAACACCATGATTGAAACCAATCTTACAGGAGCTTTCCATACTCTCAAAGCATCTGCAGCACAGCTCAAAGCAAACAAAGGCTACTACATCTCTATAGCATCTTTGGCTGGGGCAAATTTCTTTGCTAACGGCGCTGCCTATAATGCCTCGAAATTTGGTTTGGTGGGTTTTACACAAGCTGCTATGCTTGACCTTCGCGATTATGATGTAAAATGTACGACCATTATGCCAGGTTCGGTTTCTTCAAACTTTAACGGCCATACGCCAAGCGAAGCCGATAATTGGAAAATACAGCCTTCAGACATCGGGCAAATGGTGGTCGATCTTTTAAAAATGAACTCAAATGTACTGCCAAGTAAAATAGAAGTCCGTCCTACCAAAACAAAATAA
- a CDS encoding phage tail protein, whose product MSYPLPKFHFSVDWGGTKIGFTEVSGLDVETEVIEYRQGASPEYSKIKMPGMQKFSNITLKRGTFKSDNEYYNWWNTVKLNTIERRDITIKLLNEEHEPVITWKVKNAWPAKVQSTDLKADGNEVAIESMELVHEGLSIQND is encoded by the coding sequence ATGAGTTATCCGTTACCAAAGTTTCATTTCTCAGTTGACTGGGGTGGAACAAAAATAGGTTTTACAGAAGTTTCCGGATTAGATGTAGAAACTGAAGTTATTGAGTACCGTCAGGGCGCAAGTCCCGAATACAGCAAAATCAAAATGCCGGGCATGCAGAAGTTCTCTAACATTACCCTTAAAAGAGGCACTTTTAAAAGTGATAATGAATATTACAACTGGTGGAATACCGTAAAATTAAACACCATCGAAAGAAGGGATATTACCATCAAATTGCTGAATGAGGAACACGAACCAGTAATTACCTGGAAAGTAAAAAACGCATGGCCTGCAAAAGTGCAGTCAACTGATTTAAAAGCTGATGGAAACGAAGTTGCCATCGAGTCAATGGAGTTGGTCCACGAAGGTTTATCTATTCAAAATGACTAG
- a CDS encoding CIS tube protein, whose protein sequence is MTTTGELKKLKIIAYSDPQFNNPISDIKEFITLMNPEKYTFHYKIAQDTTQAPGTSSPAPRFAAIAPEELELDFVFDRTGVIAGKETTKNGVIEDIEHFRKVILDYNGTEHKPNYLKIAWGSLLFKGSLTDMTIEYKLFRPDGTPIRAIAKGKFKGVVEDELRAKQQNNQSPDLTHTRIVKAGDTLPLMSFRIYGDSKYYLEVARVNKLINFRKLQIGQKIFFPPLQKQQ, encoded by the coding sequence ATGACCACAACTGGAGAATTAAAGAAACTGAAGATTATTGCTTACAGCGATCCTCAATTCAACAATCCAATTTCGGATATTAAAGAGTTCATTACTTTGATGAATCCCGAAAAATATACTTTTCATTACAAAATAGCGCAAGACACAACGCAGGCTCCCGGAACGAGCAGTCCGGCGCCAAGATTTGCAGCAATTGCTCCAGAAGAATTAGAATTAGATTTTGTATTTGACCGAACAGGCGTTATTGCCGGCAAAGAAACTACCAAAAATGGTGTTATTGAAGATATTGAGCATTTTAGAAAAGTAATTTTAGACTATAACGGAACTGAACATAAGCCCAATTATTTAAAAATTGCCTGGGGAAGTCTGTTGTTTAAAGGTTCTCTTACGGACATGACGATTGAATATAAACTTTTCAGACCTGATGGAACGCCCATTAGAGCCATTGCAAAAGGAAAATTTAAAGGAGTTGTTGAAGATGAGTTACGGGCAAAACAGCAAAACAATCAATCTCCAGATTTAACGCATACCCGAATTGTAAAAGCGGGCGATACGCTTCCGTTAATGTCTTTTAGAATCTATGGCGACTCCAAATATTATCTCGAAGTAGCGAGAGTGAACAAGCTAATTAATTTCAGAAAATTACAAATCGGCCAGAAAATATTTTTCCCACCTCTGCAAAAACAACAATAG
- a CDS encoding GPW/gp25 family protein, with protein sequence MENKEAFLGTGWSFPPEFKRNNKGVVMTTDEADIKSSLEIMLSTKIGERIMLPRYGCNMDELLFETLDRTLKTYVSELIKTAILYYEPRIDVEKIDITQGDDLEGELLVIIDYRIRSTNSRSNLVYPFYKGEGTNI encoded by the coding sequence ATGGAAAATAAAGAAGCTTTTTTAGGAACCGGATGGAGTTTTCCGCCCGAGTTTAAAAGAAACAATAAAGGGGTCGTCATGACAACTGACGAAGCAGATATTAAAAGCAGCCTGGAGATCATGCTTTCTACCAAAATAGGCGAACGCATTATGCTGCCCAGATACGGTTGCAATATGGATGAACTGCTTTTTGAAACATTAGACAGAACACTCAAAACCTATGTTTCAGAACTCATAAAAACGGCGATTTTATATTACGAACCCCGAATTGATGTCGAAAAAATTGACATCACACAAGGTGATGATTTAGAAGGGGAATTATTGGTCATAATCGACTACAGAATAAGAAGTACAAACTCAAGAAGCAATCTTGTTTATCCCTTTTACAAAGGAGAAGGCACTAATATTTAA
- a CDS encoding DUF421 domain-containing protein: MDEVFFKDWKSIGHVVLATIIAFITLFFFLRISGKRTLAKLNAFDFVVTVALGSTLSDMMLAMVPLIEGAIVLILIIGLQYIFAWTARMSKKMEKVLNAVPILLFYDGKFIEKAMTKEAVTKDELYSTIRESGIDQIDEVKAIVMELNGQITVVKKSDGTGKSSLDDIQI; encoded by the coding sequence ATGGACGAAGTTTTTTTTAAAGATTGGAAAAGTATTGGACATGTAGTACTCGCCACAATCATCGCCTTTATTACTTTATTTTTTTTTCTCAGAATTTCGGGAAAACGCACTTTAGCAAAACTTAACGCTTTTGACTTCGTTGTCACCGTTGCTCTGGGATCTACCTTGTCGGATATGATGCTGGCAATGGTACCTCTGATTGAAGGAGCCATAGTTCTCATCCTTATTATCGGTTTGCAGTACATATTTGCCTGGACTGCCCGCATGTCAAAGAAAATGGAAAAGGTCTTAAATGCCGTTCCGATTCTTTTATTTTATGATGGAAAATTTATAGAAAAAGCCATGACCAAAGAAGCTGTAACCAAAGACGAACTATACTCTACAATCAGGGAGTCAGGAATTGATCAGATCGATGAGGTAAAAGCAATTGTTATGGAACTTAACGGACAGATCACCGTGGTTAAAAAATCCGATGGTACAGGAAAGAGTTCATTAGATGATATTCAGATATAA
- a CDS encoding phage tail protein has translation MANYYPPVGFHFLVEFDKLGTKEQDHQFQSVSGLSVDLETEEIVEGGENRFKHKLPVKTKYPNLVLKRGILIDSEVIDWCRKALENFDFKPVDLTVKLLDQNHKPLMHWKVIHAYPVKWAVEDLSALESKIVVESFELAYNYFTLHQK, from the coding sequence ATGGCTAATTATTATCCACCCGTAGGTTTTCATTTTCTCGTTGAATTTGATAAGCTGGGCACAAAAGAACAAGACCATCAATTTCAATCGGTATCAGGACTTTCTGTAGATCTTGAAACCGAAGAAATTGTCGAGGGTGGAGAAAATAGGTTTAAACACAAACTTCCGGTAAAAACCAAATATCCAAATTTGGTTTTAAAAAGAGGGATTCTTATTGATTCTGAAGTAATTGACTGGTGCCGAAAAGCCTTAGAAAATTTCGATTTTAAGCCCGTAGATTTAACGGTTAAACTCTTAGATCAGAACCATAAACCTTTAATGCACTGGAAAGTCATACATGCCTATCCCGTAAAATGGGCAGTTGAGGATTTAAGTGCTTTAGAAAGCAAAATTGTCGTCGAGAGCTTTGAACTCGCTTATAATTATTTCACACTTCATCAAAAATAA
- a CDS encoding DUF4255 domain-containing protein: MIFEVIQIIAEQVNNYLVEIGLEKSVVPENIALLESQSHEGDFLKDGVALTLINIDEEAALKNFPNHTVENTKTIYKNSVINLNLYILFSANRDKYINSLKDISKIIEFFQGKKLFTQANTTYNRNSSAMSNVDNFRFSVELYTPTFEELNYIWGTLGGKQLPCALYKVSMIQIERNIVQAEGQVIGEFTGITKRKEQS; this comes from the coding sequence ATGATTTTTGAAGTAATACAAATAATTGCAGAACAAGTAAATAACTATCTCGTGGAAATTGGGTTAGAAAAATCTGTTGTTCCAGAAAATATTGCTTTATTAGAGTCTCAAAGTCACGAAGGCGATTTTTTAAAAGACGGCGTGGCACTTACCTTAATCAATATAGACGAAGAAGCTGCTTTAAAAAACTTCCCAAATCATACTGTCGAAAATACTAAAACAATTTACAAAAACAGTGTCATCAATTTAAATCTGTATATCCTTTTTAGCGCTAATAGAGATAAGTACATCAATTCTCTTAAAGATATTTCAAAAATTATTGAATTTTTTCAGGGAAAAAAACTTTTTACCCAAGCCAATACTACTTATAACAGAAACAGCAGCGCCATGAGCAATGTAGACAACTTTAGATTTTCGGTCGAACTCTACACTCCTACTTTTGAAGAACTCAATTATATCTGGGGAACACTGGGCGGAAAACAGCTTCCATGTGCTTTATATAAAGTGAGCATGATACAAATAGAACGCAATATAGTGCAGGCAGAAGGACAAGTTATTGGCGAGTTTACCGGAATAACCAAAAGAAAAGAACAATCATGA
- a CDS encoding DUF5908 family protein: MPIEIKELHIKINVSENSNSGTKPASSSNTEKDTVADCVEQVMKIIERKKER, from the coding sequence ATGCCAATTGAAATCAAAGAGCTTCACATTAAAATAAATGTGAGCGAAAACTCAAATTCGGGTACAAAACCAGCTTCTTCTTCTAATACTGAAAAAGATACCGTAGCTGATTGTGTCGAGCAGGTAATGAAAATTATTGAACGAAAAAAAGAACGCTGA
- a CDS encoding PAAR domain-containing protein: protein MGAPAARINDMHVCPMVTATVPHVGGPILPPGTPTVLIGGQPAACLGDMIVCTGPPDSIIAGSSTVLIGGKPAARMGDSTAHGGTIVIGCPTVLIG, encoded by the coding sequence ATGGGAGCTCCAGCCGCAAGAATCAACGATATGCATGTTTGCCCGATGGTAACCGCCACTGTCCCCCATGTAGGCGGACCAATATTGCCGCCGGGTACACCAACAGTATTAATAGGCGGCCAGCCTGCAGCCTGCCTGGGAGACATGATCGTTTGTACAGGTCCGCCAGACAGCATTATAGCCGGCTCCAGTACAGTACTGATTGGCGGAAAACCAGCCGCAAGAATGGGAGATTCTACTGCGCATGGCGGTACGATTGTAATAGGATGTCCAACCGTTTTAATAGGTTAA
- a CDS encoding response regulator, whose translation MLRKDIFLVDDDEDDITNFMDAIQSLNKDVSCRTSSNPIKALAELNSTEKLPDLILLDYNMPFINGLEFIRRLRSYDKLADIEVVMFSTPDEQIMIPWLLKNNTIVKYISKPDTFEDLKAVLDEIL comes from the coding sequence ATGTTGCGAAAAGATATATTTCTTGTGGATGATGATGAAGATGATATTACAAATTTTATGGATGCCATCCAATCTTTGAACAAAGATGTGAGCTGCCGAACCTCAAGCAATCCTATTAAAGCACTTGCAGAACTTAATTCTACTGAAAAGCTCCCTGATTTGATACTGCTGGACTATAATATGCCTTTTATAAACGGACTGGAATTTATACGCCGTCTGCGCAGCTATGACAAGCTGGCTGATATTGAAGTGGTAATGTTTTCAACGCCAGATGAGCAAATAATGATTCCTTGGCTTTTAAAAAACAATACGATCGTAAAATACATTTCAAAGCCTGATACATTCGAAGATCTTAAAGCTGTACTGGATGAAATACTATAG
- a CDS encoding phage tail sheath family protein yields MATTYKTPGVYVEEIVKFPPSVAQVETAIPAFIGYTEKATNKINGDLKLQPTRITSLLEYERFFGFAKPETTISVTINDVATENGDTRSIVVDQPTVKQPFLMYYSMQLFFANGGGPCYIISVGRYGDDLDEDDSQITAINNIDALNDGLLELEKVDEPTLILFPDATKVSGINSTDFYGLYNNALMQCQNLQDKFTLIDTLSYDESSPTDSNIDDLRAKISSEKDTIKYGAVYYPHLETILDYAFDSNKIILKHYSYTAKAYDQIATGLAGIENATTGIDATVANLIDVTTAPGNISGQMSDLLLQMYSNDATGFDLGGTFVSDPAKKTAFLDKLNILLASLENLSLLKNSLNDEANAAISTISDEDMNIATGISNALTAFNSNFIGTDKIDSVYKNLKALKKKIQDENATTKLLKIISTDAVSFDKELRKLVDYTNLNTQTGITLVTNNFSGIQANLLSLLNTIKSVSGKDVNNGALNGRKLNTLETIDNATFNKILTEIYNLPITLPPSAAIAGVYARVDRDRGVWKAPANVSLNYVIKPTVKITNTIQDNLNVDTVAGKSINAIRTFTGKGTLVWGSRTLAGNDSEWRYVPVRRFFNMAEESIKKATEQFVFEANDANTWIRVRAMIENFLILQWRAGALAGAKPEQAFYVRIGLGQTMSAVDILDGKMIIEIGMAVVRPAEFIILRFSHKMQES; encoded by the coding sequence ATGGCAACAACTTACAAAACGCCTGGAGTATATGTTGAGGAAATCGTAAAGTTTCCCCCTTCTGTTGCCCAGGTAGAAACAGCGATTCCAGCTTTTATTGGCTATACCGAAAAAGCCACGAACAAGATTAACGGAGATTTGAAATTACAACCCACAAGGATAACTTCTCTTTTAGAATACGAACGCTTTTTTGGCTTTGCAAAACCAGAGACAACAATTAGTGTTACCATTAATGATGTTGCGACTGAAAATGGAGACACCAGATCTATTGTAGTCGATCAACCAACTGTAAAACAGCCTTTTTTGATGTATTATTCCATGCAGTTGTTTTTTGCTAATGGCGGTGGTCCCTGCTACATTATTTCGGTTGGCCGTTATGGAGATGATTTAGATGAAGATGACTCTCAGATTACAGCAATCAACAATATTGATGCCTTGAATGACGGATTATTAGAATTAGAAAAGGTAGATGAACCAACACTAATTCTATTTCCCGATGCAACAAAAGTAAGCGGAATAAATAGCACTGATTTCTACGGATTATATAATAATGCCCTAATGCAATGCCAAAATCTTCAGGACAAATTTACTTTAATCGATACTTTAAGTTATGATGAATCAAGCCCAACAGATTCTAATATAGATGATTTAAGAGCTAAAATTAGTTCTGAAAAAGACACTATTAAATACGGTGCTGTTTATTATCCGCACCTCGAAACCATATTGGATTATGCTTTTGACAGCAATAAAATCATCCTAAAACATTATTCCTATACCGCAAAAGCCTATGATCAAATTGCCACAGGTCTGGCAGGTATCGAAAATGCAACAACTGGGATTGATGCAACCGTTGCTAATTTAATTGATGTTACCACTGCTCCAGGAAATATTTCCGGTCAAATGAGCGATCTGCTTTTACAAATGTACAGTAACGATGCAACTGGTTTTGATTTAGGAGGCACATTTGTTAGTGATCCAGCCAAAAAAACAGCTTTTCTGGATAAACTGAATATCTTGCTTGCTTCTTTAGAAAATTTATCTCTTTTGAAAAATTCGCTCAACGACGAAGCAAATGCCGCAATCAGCACCATATCCGATGAGGATATGAATATTGCAACCGGTATTTCAAATGCTTTAACCGCCTTTAATTCAAACTTTATCGGTACAGATAAAATTGACTCGGTTTATAAAAACTTAAAAGCTTTAAAGAAGAAAATACAGGATGAAAACGCTACAACAAAACTGTTGAAAATTATATCAACAGATGCCGTAAGTTTTGATAAAGAATTAAGAAAACTTGTAGACTATACAAATTTGAATACTCAAACTGGAATTACGCTAGTTACCAATAATTTTTCTGGCATTCAAGCCAATTTGCTGTCACTTTTAAATACTATCAAATCTGTGAGCGGAAAAGATGTCAATAATGGAGCATTAAACGGAAGAAAATTAAACACCTTAGAAACTATCGATAATGCGACTTTTAATAAGATACTAACCGAAATTTACAACCTGCCCATAACACTTCCTCCAAGTGCTGCTATTGCGGGAGTGTATGCCAGAGTTGACAGAGACAGAGGCGTTTGGAAAGCTCCAGCAAATGTTAGCTTGAACTACGTAATAAAACCAACGGTTAAAATAACAAATACCATTCAGGACAACTTAAATGTTGACACTGTTGCAGGTAAATCTATCAACGCTATCAGAACATTTACCGGCAAAGGAACCTTGGTTTGGGGGTCAAGAACCTTAGCCGGTAACGATAGTGAATGGCGTTATGTACCCGTTCGCCGCTTTTTTAATATGGCCGAAGAATCTATTAAAAAAGCAACCGAACAGTTTGTTTTTGAAGCCAACGATGCCAATACGTGGATACGAGTACGAGCCATGATAGAAAATTTCTTAATTCTCCAATGGAGAGCAGGAGCCTTGGCAGGAGCCAAACCAGAACAAGCGTTTTATGTTAGAATTGGTCTGGGACAAACGATGTCGGCTGTAGATATTTTAGACGGTAAAATGATAATCGAAATCGGAATGGCAGTAGTTCGTCCGGCTGAGTTTATCATACTTCGTTTTTCTCACAAAATGCAGGAATCTTAA